The following coding sequences lie in one Synechococcus sp. PCC 7336 genomic window:
- a CDS encoding toll/interleukin-1 receptor domain-containing protein, protein MDKERTRAFVSYSHADADVAQRFVDSLDAKVEGVWWDRWDLEPGDSIIRKVFESGLKGASHFIILLSRESVRSSWVREELDAATVNKINGLTRIIPAVIDDTEIPVSLRAILWVDLRSDFEAGVQRIANVINGVSTRPSTPSTAPSLPQSVGGLSSAATMVGDYVLRARDHSTGLQASVEQHELRRELALDPDALNDAVDELREHGLVRVMRALGTSFVQVEPTYVLFREFCNHLDYDPDDDVHRVAAAVASSDRDCRGSELAKETGLSPGRVSRAVEYLDDSGLATVHRVIGTRPFTFGSVTPTFRTRQYVDRD, encoded by the coding sequence ATGGATAAGGAAAGAACCAGAGCCTTCGTGAGCTACAGCCACGCTGACGCCGATGTCGCCCAGCGATTCGTTGATTCACTTGATGCGAAGGTGGAGGGTGTCTGGTGGGATCGGTGGGACCTTGAGCCCGGTGACTCCATCATTCGCAAGGTGTTCGAATCAGGTCTCAAGGGTGCGAGCCACTTCATAATTCTCCTGTCTCGAGAGAGCGTACGGTCATCCTGGGTTCGGGAGGAACTAGACGCTGCGACAGTCAACAAGATCAATGGGCTCACTCGTATTATTCCGGCCGTGATCGACGACACCGAAATCCCAGTGTCCCTCCGAGCCATTCTGTGGGTCGACCTGCGCTCCGACTTCGAGGCGGGCGTTCAACGTATCGCCAACGTTATCAACGGCGTTTCTACGCGGCCTTCAACGCCGAGCACTGCACCTAGTCTGCCGCAGTCGGTAGGTGGCCTCTCTTCTGCCGCCACGATGGTTGGAGACTACGTGCTACGAGCCAGAGATCATAGTACGGGCCTGCAAGCTTCCGTGGAGCAGCACGAGTTACGTCGAGAGCTTGCCCTCGATCCGGATGCGTTGAACGACGCGGTTGACGAACTGAGAGAACACGGCCTTGTGCGGGTTATGCGAGCACTTGGGACAAGCTTCGTGCAGGTGGAGCCGACGTACGTGCTCTTCCGGGAGTTTTGCAACCATCTGGATTACGATCCCGACGATGACGTCCACCGAGTGGCGGCGGCAGTAGCATCGTCAGATCGTGACTGCAGAGGCAGTGAACTCGCAAAGGAGACTGGATTGTCACCCGGGCGGGTTAGTCGTGCCGTGGAGTACCTCGATGACTCTGGGCTAGCGACCGTCCATAGGGTAATCGGCACGCGACCGTTCACCTTCGGGAGCGTCACTCCGACGTTTCGGACCAGGCAGTATGTTGATCGTGACTGA
- a CDS encoding ImmA/IrrE family metallo-endopeptidase: MGMFGLKVGDISLTRNEDTWSQTTRGSVLVSAYPLAAWMVSSWWRLLYEPLPSTGTKPSVSWRIAHELTAANQGFIWPRIILASDTELMQIWSTASNAADQQSVRYINSFNRPFSVNLLEFEQTAKTFIESVLSRLNATGIANTPLAGLWQEVQEELADPYANQYRRREAELGFDPDDCSEDLVRDALNLAEQMGDKTFSEIAPAYSEDISEAKPLSTKIAELTQEPGLDGNPEASIDYSVSQEFSKAPWQKANEVASRLHDEIDVGEKPVADDQLYDLLGIQKAEYEAFDPPRQRRISIAVPSEQTRFKFHTRKRHPIAKRFELARFIGDYLLYENCGNSWLANTDLRTSRQKYQRAFAAEFLCPLNSLQAYLDNDYSESAMEDAAEHFQVSSQTIESILTNNGLIPSPQSASYLEASLPY, from the coding sequence ATGGGAATGTTTGGGCTGAAGGTGGGAGATATCAGTCTTACGAGAAATGAAGACACTTGGTCTCAAACAACCCGCGGCAGTGTTCTTGTTTCCGCTTATCCTCTTGCTGCATGGATGGTGTCCTCGTGGTGGCGGTTACTTTACGAGCCTCTTCCTTCAACGGGTACTAAGCCCTCAGTGAGTTGGAGAATAGCTCATGAGCTTACAGCAGCAAATCAAGGATTTATTTGGCCGAGGATAATATTAGCCTCAGATACTGAGTTAATGCAGATATGGTCAACTGCATCTAACGCTGCTGACCAACAATCAGTTAGATACATTAACAGTTTTAACCGGCCATTCTCAGTGAATCTGCTTGAATTTGAGCAAACAGCTAAGACTTTTATTGAATCTGTCTTATCTCGACTTAACGCAACAGGGATTGCAAACACTCCACTAGCTGGTCTTTGGCAAGAAGTTCAGGAAGAACTTGCCGATCCGTATGCAAATCAGTATCGTCGTCGTGAAGCTGAATTGGGTTTCGATCCTGATGATTGTTCTGAAGACCTTGTGAGAGATGCCCTGAATCTTGCTGAGCAGATGGGGGACAAAACATTTTCAGAGATAGCTCCTGCTTACAGTGAAGACATATCAGAAGCAAAACCACTCAGTACAAAAATTGCCGAACTGACCCAAGAACCAGGACTTGATGGAAATCCTGAAGCTTCTATTGACTATTCCGTTTCACAAGAATTTTCAAAAGCACCTTGGCAAAAGGCAAATGAAGTAGCATCTCGTCTACACGATGAGATTGATGTTGGAGAAAAACCAGTTGCTGACGATCAACTCTATGACTTGCTTGGTATACAAAAAGCTGAATATGAAGCGTTTGATCCTCCACGTCAACGACGCATCTCGATTGCAGTTCCATCAGAGCAAACTAGGTTCAAATTTCACACTAGAAAAAGGCACCCGATTGCAAAAAGGTTTGAACTAGCCAGGTTCATTGGTGACTACTTACTCTATGAAAATTGTGGAAACTCATGGCTTGCGAACACAGATCTAAGAACATCAAGGCAGAAGTATCAACGTGCTTTTGCAGCAGAATTTCTTTGCCCTCTCAACAGCTTACAGGCTTACTTAGACAATGATTATTCAGAGTCTGCTATGGAAGATGCAGCTGAGCACTTTCAGGTAAGTTCACAGACTATTGAGTCAATCCTTACAAATAATGGATTGATTCCTTCTCCTCAGTCAGCTAGTTACCTAGAAGCTAGTCTTCCCTATTAG
- a CDS encoding type II toxin-antitoxin system PemK/MazF family toxin → MYRGEIWWANLPNPVGSEPGYRRPVLVIQDDVFTQSRINTVIVVIITSNTQLAGAPGNVLLPGEVSGLSRDSVANVSQIFTVDKTFLTERISSLPDYSQEEVDEGLRVVLYL, encoded by the coding sequence ATGTATCGGGGAGAAATTTGGTGGGCGAACCTACCCAACCCAGTAGGTTCAGAACCTGGATACCGTCGTCCTGTCTTGGTGATTCAAGATGATGTTTTTACTCAAAGCCGTATCAATACAGTTATCGTCGTAATCATCACCTCGAATACTCAGCTAGCAGGAGCACCAGGAAATGTGTTATTGCCTGGTGAAGTATCAGGTTTATCTAGAGATTCTGTCGCTAATGTATCTCAGATTTTTACGGTTGATAAAACGTTTTTAACTGAACGTATCAGTTCACTACCAGACTATTCGCAAGAGGAGGTAGATGAGGGTTTACGAGTGGTTTTGTATCTTTAG
- a CDS encoding DUF433 domain-containing protein, with the protein MTLAIALEPAPIETDPQGVVRVAKTRVTLDTVVTAFIEGCTPEEIGEQYPSLQLPDIYLVIGYYLRHRDEVHTYLAERHRQADLIRQEAEQRFNPIGIRDRLLARRNQAR; encoded by the coding sequence ATGACTCTAGCAATTGCCCTTGAACCTGCGCCAATAGAGACCGATCCCCAAGGTGTTGTGCGAGTTGCCAAAACTCGTGTCACGTTGGACACTGTTGTGACTGCTTTTATTGAGGGATGTACGCCAGAGGAGATAGGGGAGCAGTATCCATCGCTACAACTTCCAGATATCTACTTAGTTATTGGTTACTACCTTAGACATCGAGATGAAGTGCATACCTACCTTGCAGAACGTCACCGGCAGGCAGATTTGATTCGGCAAGAGGCTGAACAACGCTTTAACCCCATTGGAATACGCGATCGTTTGCTTGCTCGACGCAATCAAGCCAGGTAA
- a CDS encoding DUF5615 family PIN-like protein: MAQFLADENFNNQIVRGVLRQNPNVDIVRVQDVELSGVDDPTVLARAAEERRIVLTHDVATMIAFAYQRIQAGLSMPGLFEVNRRVPVGLAIEEIILIAECSLEGEWEGQVRFLPLR, translated from the coding sequence ATGGCTCAATTCCTGGCTGATGAAAACTTCAATAACCAAATTGTTCGAGGTGTTCTTCGCCAAAACCCAAACGTTGACATTGTGCGTGTTCAAGACGTGGAGCTGTCGGGAGTAGATGACCCAACTGTTTTAGCACGGGCAGCCGAAGAAAGACGAATTGTGCTGACTCACGACGTTGCTACAATGATCGCCTTTGCATACCAACGTATTCAAGCTGGATTATCTATGCCCGGATTATTTGAGGTGAATCGTCGTGTCCCAGTAGGTTTAGCGATAGAGGAAATTATCTTGATTGCGGAGTGCAGTCTTGAGGGAGAGTGGGAAGGACAAGTAAGATTTCTCCCTTTAAGATAA
- a CDS encoding type II toxin-antitoxin system RelE/ParE family toxin, whose translation MSQYRIEFDRRVKKDLKSVTTQEVVRIQTAISDLTNNPRPSGCKQLKGKNCEYFRIRVGDYRIVYTVEDKVLLIVVIRVGHRREIYKKL comes from the coding sequence GTGAGTCAATACAGGATTGAGTTCGATCGGCGTGTAAAAAAGGATCTTAAATCAGTTACTACTCAGGAAGTAGTTCGCATCCAAACTGCAATATCTGACCTAACGAATAACCCTCGTCCCTCTGGCTGCAAACAATTGAAAGGGAAAAACTGTGAATATTTTAGGATCAGAGTTGGTGATTACCGAATTGTCTACACAGTTGAAGATAAAGTTCTGTTAATAGTCGTAATCCGTGTAGGCCACCGAAGGGAAATCTATAAAAAACTATAA
- a CDS encoding type II toxin-antitoxin system Phd/YefM family antitoxin, whose product MRSLSSGEARNSFADTLNHVAYASEHVAIQRLGKEPVYMIPAKDYELFLKLLQQAEDDLDLQGAEKRMADSKQERVDFDEFFAELEA is encoded by the coding sequence ATGCGTTCCTTATCTTCTGGAGAAGCGAGAAATAGCTTTGCCGATACGCTCAATCATGTCGCTTATGCTTCAGAGCATGTTGCTATACAACGACTTGGTAAAGAACCGGTGTATATGATTCCAGCTAAAGACTACGAACTTTTTTTGAAGCTTCTGCAACAAGCAGAAGATGACCTCGATCTTCAAGGAGCGGAGAAACGCATGGCTGACTCAAAGCAAGAACGGGTTGACTTTGATGAATTTTTTGCGGAACTAGAGGCGTGA
- a CDS encoding type II toxin-antitoxin system RelE/ParE family toxin, which produces METFADRRTQELYATGKAKRFPPDVAKRASRKLEYVDLAARLEDLKNPPGNRLHALEGDRKGQYSIAVNDQWRICFRFVDGDAYDVEICDYH; this is translated from the coding sequence ATCGAGACATTTGCCGACCGTCGCACGCAGGAACTATATGCCACAGGCAAAGCCAAGCGGTTTCCGCCTGACGTCGCTAAGCGAGCGAGTCGAAAGCTCGAATACGTAGATTTAGCAGCCAGGCTTGAGGATTTAAAGAACCCGCCAGGGAACCGGCTTCATGCCCTGGAGGGCGATCGAAAAGGGCAATATTCGATCGCCGTAAACGACCAGTGGCGGATCTGCTTTCGATTCGTGGATGGTGATGCTTATGATGTTGAGATCTGTGACTATCATTGA
- a CDS encoding HigA family addiction module antitoxin, translated as MSISNTGIKHRPTHPGEMLREDFLPDYELSVSSLAEAVGVSRQSINELLRERRAVSPEMALRFARLFGNSPEFWLNAQRAVDLWDAEQAIEKDVCRIKPLSAA; from the coding sequence ATGAGCATTTCAAACACAGGCATAAAGCACAGGCCAACGCATCCCGGAGAGATGCTACGTGAGGATTTTCTTCCCGATTACGAGCTTAGTGTATCTAGTCTTGCGGAAGCAGTAGGTGTTTCACGTCAATCCATCAATGAACTGTTGCGTGAACGACGTGCTGTGAGTCCGGAAATGGCTTTGAGATTCGCTCGGCTCTTTGGCAACAGTCCTGAGTTCTGGCTAAATGCACAGCGTGCAGTGGACTTGTGGGATGCTGAGCAGGCGATCGAAAAGGATGTGTGTCGAATCAAGCCGCTCAGTGCCGCATAA
- a CDS encoding type II toxin-antitoxin system RelE/ParE family toxin: protein MPFDIILSPEAVEDLRSLSARHQSNVADAIERHLRHQPDKVSRSRIKRLRGLLKPQYRLRIDDYRVFYDIIDDAVEILAIVHKPSADRWLQRFGEPK from the coding sequence ATGCCATTCGATATCATCTTGTCCCCTGAGGCGGTTGAAGATCTTCGCAGCCTCAGCGCTCGTCATCAATCCAACGTCGCAGATGCCATTGAGCGCCATTTGCGGCATCAACCCGACAAGGTAAGTCGGAGCCGAATCAAGAGGTTGCGTGGGTTGCTGAAACCGCAGTACAGACTACGTATTGACGATTATCGAGTCTTCTACGATATTATCGACGATGCGGTTGAGATCCTGGCTATCGTGCATAAACCAAGTGCTGACCGCTGGTTGCAGCGGTTCGGAGAACCCAAATGA